Proteins encoded within one genomic window of Polaribacter sp. NJDZ03:
- the hemC gene encoding hydroxymethylbilane synthase, with protein MQKIIKIGTRDSELALWQANKVRKELKELGYESVIVPIKSLGDIVLDKPLYELGVTGVFTKNLDVAMLNGDIDIAVHSLKDVPTVLPEGIIQAAVLRRDDYSDVLLLKGTEEFFGQPEGIIATGSLRRKAMWLDRYPTHKVEGLRGNVNTRLQKLEESETWDGAIFAAAGLYRIGKKPEDAISLSWMTPAPGQGAMMVTCLQKDEYSLDACEQLNHKETEICTTIEREFLHLLEGGCTAPIGAVAYIDGKTEEINFRGVLLKKDGSKKISVAKTAKVGSHKFLAKDCADYVINRGGKELMAEDEETVAPLQNIFSTKKLSELQKETISETIGVKDSDFIKIRFNRIPAKVIKNEIENVIITSQNGVEALLNSFTRDEMNFKNIYCVGRRTKKLIENRIGKVAHAAKNAKKLAAYLAEELDTKKVTYFCSNLRLDVLPASLKANDISVTEVEAYKTMLSSEKIEDEVSGVLFYSPSGIESYLEENNPDRVAFCIGETTAVEARKYFEKVEVANMPSVDSLLELVNLYYSR; from the coding sequence ATGCAGAAAATAATAAAAATAGGAACTCGTGATAGCGAATTAGCGCTTTGGCAAGCTAATAAAGTGCGCAAAGAATTAAAGGAATTAGGCTATGAGTCTGTAATTGTTCCTATAAAATCTTTGGGAGATATTGTTTTAGACAAACCCTTATATGAATTAGGGGTTACAGGTGTCTTTACTAAAAATTTAGATGTTGCTATGTTAAATGGTGATATTGATATTGCAGTACATTCTCTTAAAGATGTACCTACCGTTTTACCAGAAGGAATTATACAAGCTGCAGTTTTAAGACGTGATGATTATTCTGATGTTTTATTACTTAAAGGAACAGAAGAATTTTTTGGACAACCAGAAGGGATTATTGCAACCGGAAGTTTGCGTAGAAAAGCAATGTGGTTAGATAGATATCCAACACATAAAGTAGAAGGTTTAAGAGGAAATGTAAATACTCGTTTACAGAAGTTAGAAGAAAGTGAAACTTGGGATGGAGCTATTTTTGCAGCTGCAGGTTTATATCGTATTGGAAAAAAACCAGAAGACGCAATTAGTCTTTCTTGGATGACTCCTGCACCAGGACAAGGTGCAATGATGGTTACTTGTTTACAAAAAGATGAGTATTCTTTAGATGCTTGTGAACAATTAAACCATAAAGAAACAGAAATTTGTACCACAATAGAACGTGAGTTCTTACATCTTTTAGAAGGTGGTTGTACGGCACCTATAGGAGCTGTTGCTTACATAGATGGAAAAACAGAAGAGATAAATTTTAGAGGTGTTTTATTAAAAAAAGATGGTTCTAAAAAGATTTCTGTTGCTAAAACTGCAAAAGTTGGTAGCCATAAATTTTTGGCTAAAGATTGTGCAGACTATGTAATTAATAGAGGAGGAAAAGAGTTAATGGCAGAAGATGAAGAAACGGTTGCTCCTTTGCAAAATATCTTTTCTACTAAAAAGCTTTCAGAACTTCAAAAGGAAACAATATCAGAAACTATTGGAGTAAAAGATAGCGATTTTATTAAAATCCGTTTTAATAGAATTCCGGCTAAAGTGATTAAAAACGAAATAGAAAACGTTATTATCACTAGTCAGAATGGAGTAGAAGCACTTTTAAATTCTTTCACAAGAGATGAAATGAATTTTAAAAACATTTACTGTGTAGGTAGAAGAACTAAAAAACTAATTGAAAACAGAATTGGTAAAGTTGCGCACGCTGCAAAAAATGCTAAGAAATTAGCAGCGTATTTAGCAGAAGAATTAGATACTAAAAAAGTAACTTATTTTTGTAGTAACTTAAGATTAGATGTTTTACCAGCTTCTTTAAAAGCGAACGATATTTCTGTAACAGAAGTAGAAGCATACAAAACAATGCTAAGTTCAGAAAAAATTGAAGATGAAGTTTCTGGAGTTTTATTTTATAGCCCATCAGGAATTGAAAGCTATTTAGAAGAAAATAACCCAGATAGAGTTGCTTTTTGTATTGGAGAAACAACAGCGGTAGAAGCTAGAAAATATTTTGAAAAAGTAGAAGTAGCAAACATGCCAAGTGTAGATAGTTTGTTAGAATTAGTAAACTTATATTATTCAAGATAA
- a CDS encoding type II toxin-antitoxin system RelE/ParE family toxin — protein MQKRFMKSGFKIFWTDHALSELEQTIEYLENKWTEKELRIFSAKLDHTIELISKSPKIFPTSLGKKGIRRAVVEKHNTLYYLINNENIEIISLFSNHKNPNKIKL, from the coding sequence ATGCAAAAAAGATTTATGAAAAGTGGCTTTAAAATCTTTTGGACTGACCACGCACTTTCTGAATTAGAACAAACTATAGAATATTTAGAAAACAAATGGACAGAAAAAGAATTGAGAATATTTTCAGCCAAACTAGATCATACAATAGAATTAATTTCAAAATCACCTAAAATATTCCCTACTTCGTTAGGTAAAAAAGGAATTCGAAGAGCAGTTGTGGAAAAACATAACACTTTGTACTACCTAATAAATAATGAAAATATTGAGATTATATCATTATTTTCAAATCATAAAAATCCGAATAAAATAAAATTATAA
- a CDS encoding TrmH family RNA methyltransferase — translation MEQLTHYDIENNQKQFPITIVCDAIRTPENIGMCFRISESFGVQKIYFHENSPSTENRIVKKTARNTVNQIQHDVYTNFDTLIQQLKLEGNTIIGIEITDKSIDIQDFNFKNHEKIVLLLGSERNGIENINLLDETIAIPMYGRNSSMNVIHSLAITLYEVTNQLAVSSKQ, via the coding sequence TTGGAACAACTTACACATTACGACATAGAAAATAATCAAAAGCAATTTCCTATAACAATTGTTTGTGATGCTATTAGAACACCAGAAAACATAGGAATGTGTTTTAGAATTTCTGAAAGTTTTGGAGTGCAAAAAATTTATTTTCATGAGAATTCACCTTCCACAGAAAATAGAATTGTAAAAAAGACGGCAAGAAATACGGTAAATCAAATTCAGCATGATGTTTATACAAATTTTGATACCTTAATACAGCAATTAAAGCTAGAAGGAAACACAATTATTGGTATAGAAATTACTGATAAAAGCATCGATATTCAAGATTTTAATTTTAAAAATCATGAAAAAATCGTATTACTTTTGGGCAGCGAAAGAAACGGAATTGAAAACATAAATTTACTAGACGAAACAATTGCAATACCAATGTATGGTAGAAATTCTAGCATGAATGTAATACATAGTTTGGCTATTACGTTGTATGAAGTAACCAACCAGTTGGCAGTAAGCAGTAAGCAGTAA
- a CDS encoding CopD family protein, which produces MDFLYVKALHIIFVVTWFAGLFYIIRLFIYHVEAEKKPEPAKEILQTQYKLMSKRLWYMITWPSAILASFFAFWMLYKNPIYLEMPWMHVKLTFVLALYFYHYSCQKIYKQLQNDIIKYSALKLRIWNEVATLILFAVVFLVTLQSAINWIWGVAGIILFGVLLMLGIRLYKKIREKKSWEKAEREVLEDIKENEHK; this is translated from the coding sequence ATGGATTTCCTTTACGTAAAAGCATTACATATTATCTTCGTAGTAACTTGGTTTGCTGGTTTATTCTATATAATTCGTTTATTTATTTACCACGTAGAAGCAGAAAAAAAACCAGAACCCGCTAAAGAAATTTTACAAACGCAATATAAATTAATGAGTAAAAGGCTATGGTATATGATTACTTGGCCTTCTGCTATTTTGGCAAGTTTTTTTGCTTTTTGGATGTTGTATAAAAATCCTATTTATTTAGAAATGCCTTGGATGCATGTAAAATTAACTTTTGTTTTAGCCTTATATTTCTATCATTATTCCTGTCAGAAAATATACAAACAACTACAAAACGATATCATAAAATATTCTGCTTTAAAATTAAGAATATGGAATGAGGTGGCAACACTTATCCTTTTTGCAGTCGTGTTTTTAGTTACGCTACAATCTGCCATTAATTGGATTTGGGGTGTTGCAGGAATTATTCTATTTGGAGTTTTATTAATGTTAGGTATTAGACTCTACAAAAAAATTAGAGAAAAGAAATCTTGGGAAAAAGCCGAGAGAGAGGTTTTGGAAGACATCAAAGAAAATGAGCACAAGTAA
- a CDS encoding AraC family transcriptional regulator has translation MFKNVGESTFEEITLEKGFYVLHFQNESKEIENFERNINNAFIQIHFCLRGKSKFLFNNGTYSFDVLDNRAILLYNPQGVLPINLEIQPKTTLVSLLISIEKFHSLFSKESGYIPFLSNENSNKKYYDDTEIKPTVSIILQQIINSKTNSSIRDLYVRGKIYELLSIHFQKEENLEGEFCPFLIDEQNVLKIRKAKEIIIARMAEPPSLQELANEIGLNIKKLKEGFKQIYGDTVYSFLFDYKMEYARKLLESNQFNVNEVGIKVGYSTSSHFIAAFKKKFGTTPKKYVMSLKE, from the coding sequence ATGTTCAAAAATGTCGGAGAAAGTACTTTTGAAGAAATTACTTTAGAAAAAGGTTTTTATGTGCTTCATTTTCAGAACGAAAGTAAAGAAATAGAAAACTTTGAAAGAAACATAAATAACGCATTTATACAAATTCACTTTTGTTTAAGAGGTAAATCTAAATTTTTATTTAATAATGGCACCTACTCTTTTGATGTACTAGACAATAGAGCCATTTTATTGTACAATCCTCAAGGAGTTTTACCTATCAATTTAGAAATTCAACCAAAAACAACATTGGTTTCATTATTAATTTCTATCGAAAAATTTCACTCATTGTTCTCTAAAGAATCTGGTTACATTCCTTTTTTAAGTAATGAAAACAGTAACAAGAAATATTATGATGACACAGAAATAAAACCTACTGTTTCTATTATTTTACAACAAATTATAAATTCTAAAACAAATAGCTCTATTAGAGATTTATATGTTAGAGGTAAAATTTACGAATTATTAAGCATTCATTTTCAGAAAGAAGAAAACCTAGAGGGTGAATTTTGTCCGTTTTTAATAGATGAACAAAATGTTTTAAAAATTAGAAAAGCCAAAGAAATTATTATTGCAAGAATGGCAGAGCCACCAAGTTTGCAAGAACTAGCTAATGAAATTGGTTTAAATATTAAAAAATTAAAAGAAGGTTTTAAACAAATTTACGGAGATACCGTGTATAGTTTTCTATTTGATTATAAAATGGAATACGCAAGAAAATTACTAGAAAGCAATCAATTTAATGTAAATGAAGTTGGTATAAAAGTAGGTTATAGTACCTCTAGCCATTTTATTGCAGCCTTTAAAAAGAAATTTGGCACGACGCCTAAGAAATATGTAATGAGCTTAAAAGAGTAA
- the hemA gene encoding glutamyl-tRNA reductase, producing the protein MQEHRQEHFYNIGVSYKKADANTRGKFSLSKENQISLLKLSKERGYKGVFIISTCNRTEISGFAERPCQLIELLCEFSEGTIQEFSKVSNVYKNQEAIHQLFRIGTGLESQILGDYEIVGQLRQSFKLAKSLKTTNAYSERLINSVLQASKRVKNETRLSSGTTSVSYAAIQYLIKNLPNYNSKNILVFGLGKMGKHTCKNLAEYTQNKSVCLINRTEEKTTEFVKEHATIRKAVIENLSDEIEKADVLIVSTGADKPTITKEHISKNRDLLILDLSMPENVAKDVTDFNGVSIVNIDELSKITDETLAVRQQEVPFAEAIIETHKAEFNEWLNHRRFTPAIAALKKSLENITNDEINFQKKKIAGFDEIQAEILTSRFIQKITTQFVKHLKDEETSVTQSLQVINKVFKS; encoded by the coding sequence ATGCAAGAGCACAGGCAAGAGCACTTTTATAATATTGGCGTTAGTTACAAAAAAGCGGATGCTAACACGCGTGGAAAATTTTCTTTATCAAAAGAAAATCAAATCTCGTTGTTAAAACTTTCAAAAGAGAGAGGGTATAAAGGGGTCTTTATAATCTCTACCTGCAACAGAACAGAAATAAGCGGTTTTGCAGAAAGACCATGTCAATTAATAGAATTGTTATGTGAATTTTCTGAAGGAACCATTCAAGAATTCTCTAAAGTTTCTAACGTTTATAAAAACCAAGAAGCAATACATCAGTTATTTAGAATTGGTACCGGTTTAGAAAGTCAGATTTTAGGAGATTACGAAATTGTAGGTCAGTTAAGACAGTCGTTTAAATTGGCGAAATCTTTAAAGACTACCAATGCGTATTCAGAAAGGCTGATAAATTCTGTTTTACAAGCAAGTAAACGCGTTAAGAATGAGACCAGATTAAGCTCTGGTACTACTTCGGTTTCTTATGCTGCTATTCAATATCTTATTAAAAATTTACCAAATTACAATTCTAAAAATATTTTAGTTTTTGGTTTAGGTAAAATGGGAAAACATACTTGTAAAAACTTAGCCGAATACACGCAAAATAAATCTGTTTGTTTAATTAATAGAACTGAAGAAAAAACAACAGAATTTGTTAAAGAACATGCTACTATTAGAAAAGCAGTTATAGAAAACTTGTCTGATGAAATAGAAAAAGCAGATGTTTTAATTGTTTCTACAGGCGCAGATAAACCTACCATTACAAAAGAACATATTTCTAAAAATAGAGATTTATTAATTTTAGATTTATCGATGCCAGAAAATGTGGCAAAAGATGTTACTGATTTTAATGGAGTTTCTATTGTAAATATAGATGAACTTTCTAAGATTACAGACGAAACTTTAGCAGTTCGTCAACAAGAAGTACCATTTGCAGAGGCAATTATAGAGACCCACAAAGCAGAGTTTAATGAATGGTTAAATCATAGAAGGTTTACACCAGCAATTGCTGCATTAAAGAAATCATTAGAAAATATTACAAACGACGAAATTAATTTTCAGAAGAAAAAAATTGCAGGTTTTGATGAAATTCAGGCAGAAATCTTAACTTCACGTTTTATACAGAAAATAACCACCCAATTTGTGAAACATTTAAAAGATGAAGAAACATCTGTTACACAAAGCCTACAAGTAATTAATAAGGTTTTTAAATCTTAA
- the hemH gene encoding ferrochelatase: MKGILLNNLGSPDSTETQDVKNYLGEFLMDERVIDIPYWKRWLLINGIILQTRPKKAGAAYKKIWWKEGSPLVVISQRFTDKVIKKVDLPVALAMRYGSMTMEKGIKELVDKGVTEIFLAPLYPHYAMSSYETVVVKAEEILAEKYPNVKLDLLPAFYNEPDYIKAMSNNIANHLEGFDYDHILFSYHGIPERHIMKSDVTKNHCKIDGSCCERNSVAHHTCYRHQCFETTKEIAKTLNLKEGTYSNSFQSRLLKDPWLKPYTDFEIEKFPAEGKKKLAVITPAFVADCLETLEEIAMEGKDEFMKFGGTDYKHIPCMNDNDDWVDVMVKWINDWRKK, translated from the coding sequence ATGAAAGGAATATTACTTAACAATTTAGGATCACCAGACTCTACAGAAACACAAGACGTTAAAAATTATTTAGGAGAATTTTTAATGGATGAACGCGTAATTGACATTCCGTATTGGAAACGTTGGTTGCTAATTAACGGAATTATACTACAAACTAGACCCAAAAAAGCAGGTGCTGCTTATAAGAAAATCTGGTGGAAAGAAGGTTCTCCGTTAGTTGTAATTTCTCAAAGATTTACAGATAAAGTAATTAAAAAAGTAGACCTACCAGTTGCTTTGGCAATGCGTTATGGTTCTATGACCATGGAAAAAGGAATTAAAGAACTGGTAGATAAAGGGGTTACAGAAATCTTTTTAGCTCCCTTATACCCTCATTACGCCATGTCTTCTTATGAAACTGTTGTTGTAAAGGCAGAAGAAATTTTGGCAGAAAAATATCCAAATGTAAAACTAGACCTTTTACCTGCTTTTTATAACGAACCAGATTATATAAAAGCAATGAGTAACAACATTGCTAATCATTTAGAAGGTTTTGATTACGATCATATTTTGTTTTCGTATCACGGTATTCCAGAGCGTCATATCATGAAATCTGATGTTACCAAAAACCACTGTAAAATAGACGGTTCTTGTTGCGAGCGTAATTCGGTTGCACACCACACATGTTACAGACATCAGTGTTTTGAAACGACCAAAGAAATTGCGAAAACATTAAATTTAAAAGAAGGTACGTACAGCAATTCTTTTCAATCTCGTTTATTAAAAGATCCTTGGTTAAAGCCATATACAGATTTCGAAATTGAGAAATTTCCTGCAGAAGGTAAAAAGAAACTAGCCGTAATTACACCTGCTTTTGTTGCAGATTGTTTAGAAACTTTAGAAGAAATTGCCATGGAAGGAAAAGACGAATTCATGAAATTTGGTGGTACAGATTATAAACACATCCCTTGTATGAACGACAATGACGATTGGGTAGATGTGATGGTAAAATGGATTAACGACTGGAGAAAGAAGTAG